CAGGGTTCTGATCCTTTTTCTGCTCATCATGGCTTATATCAGATAAGCTATTATACATATCTGATTATATGACAAAAAAAATTTCTGTCAATACCTTTATCAAAAATTTTTGCCAAAGTTCAGTAATAAAAACACCTGTCATGCGAGAGCTTAAACTGCACAAGAGCATCGGCTTCAAGATCATCCTCTCCGTCGCCATTGTGGCCGTGATCGTTAACGGTTCCTTCGGCTACATCAAGCTGACCATCCAGGAGAAGCACTTGAACGAAACGATTCTGAGGTCGGCTTCTCTGTTGAGCGAGACGATCAAGAAATCGATGCAGATCGACATGCTCGAAAACAGGAAGGAGCATACATATCGCATCATGCAGACTATCTCCGACCAGAAGGGGTAGGAGATGGTCATAATACTGGTTCTACTGACATTCGTTATTCTCATTCTTATCACCCTTGCCACCATCGTTCAGGGCAACAGAAGAATCGATCTCGCCTCGCCGATCGATGGCGTCATAAATCTTATCAACGAGGAAGTCCTCTCCGATCCTGAGATCTTGAGAAAGGACCCCTACAAGACAGGATGGCTGCTAGAAGTCAGGCCGGCCAATATCCTCGAAAATATCCAGAAACTGAAGATCGCCTCCGAAGCTTCTACGTGGATCGAAAGAGAGCTTAAAAGATTTGCCGAATTCCTGGCTCTGTATATAAGAGGACCTCAGGAGCTCGGCGTGACCATTCAGGATGGAGGAGAATACATCCCCAGGATCGTAGAGAAGATGGATGACCATCAGTTTATAGCATTTACAAAGAGATTCTTCGGCTGATCCAATCATTTCTCCGTTTGATAAATATCTCTCCATACAATAGAATTGTCGTGTAATATAAAAACAACTGCGTGACTGGTGAATGGCAGAGATCCCCAGCTGCTATGAAAAGATCAAGATCGCCAATCATGAAAAGAAAGGTCATTCCTGATCCGGGATCATTACGATCCCGGCGGATTATCCTATGGATTGGTCTCACGCGGAATGTCTTGTGGACCGCTCTTACCTTGATTCTTTTCCTGCAATTCATTGCCTGCATGCCGGGCATTCAGAAGCCCTCATCCGAAAATATCCGGTCGTTAATCTCGCAAAGGGTTGGCCCCGCCGAATCGGAAGAAATCATAATCCCCTTTGAAATCGATGATGAGATCAGGAAGGCGGCCATCGATGCGACGAGAGGGCTTTCCAGCAGTAAAGAGAAGATGACCGCCCTTCTTTCCAAGATATTGAACAAGAAGGATATCAATCTGAAGTACGACCAGTATAAGAGCTATACGGCCATCGAGACATTCCGGAACGGAAGGGGGAACTGTCTCGCCTTCACAAACCTACTTGTCGGAATGGCACGATCGGTGGGCGTTGATGCCTTTTTCGTGGAGATCCTTGAGATCAGCGAGTACGACCTGCTGGAAGGGCTTGTGGTCAACCAGAGGCACATCTGTTGTGGATATTACAGCGGGACAAAGGTGGAACTCATCGACTTCGCGAGCAACGCAAAGAAATACCTCGGCTATAAGAAAATGGAAG
This window of the Acidobacteriota bacterium genome carries:
- a CDS encoding tetratricopeptide repeat protein, producing the protein MKRKVIPDPGSLRSRRIILWIGLTRNVLWTALTLILFLQFIACMPGIQKPSSENIRSLISQRVGPAESEEIIIPFEIDDEIRKAAIDATRGLSSSKEKMTALLSKILNKKDINLKYDQYKSYTAIETFRNGRGNCLAFTNLLVGMARSVGVDAFFVEILEISEYDLLEGLVVNQRHICCGYYSGTKVELIDFASNAKKYLGYKKMEDLEAISSYYNNLGYDALMDGKIEDSIKNFTLSIRISPDFTWGYNNLGVTLSRRKDYQEAIYYYERAIELAPDYEAPHGNLANLYLQMGEKEKGEKYLNLLNKVESKNPYHRISRGLFLKEQGNLEEAIKEMKKAIFFDRENVAARVELARIYITLGHTRLARHHLKKALIHSPGNPDIIQALNSLTSKNSPEN